Proteins from a single region of Aquamicrobium lusatiense:
- a CDS encoding ABC transporter permease, producing MSLSESLVRLRYRVFPDHVLGEILTKKWVDSAIPFAALVLVIAIFGPIVPRFFQFGTISLLSGEMAELGLIVLGLTVVMISGGIDLSVGSTFALCVTTALYMMNVQGLSLGGGLAATLAVGAVCGAINGFMVGILRMRAFLTTLVTLIIFRSVFDIVFPQISTDIVMNYPQSPAYDALGMGHLLGLPISFWVMVAVALVLHIVLSRGRYGWRLLAVGGARRSAHNAGINVRWTVFSAYVLCSVLVALGAYHFSARIGSAASDIGAGMELQALTATVLGGISLGGGRGSVSKALMGALFVLILSTSLLALAIPGPVNALILGLVLVSAVFLDVRWVKNRHKLLRAVYISPTFNKLPPAISTTVGPLVPNDRLRASEPIGLGIMDGAEDAIFDRDGNLYTGSRHGDIMRWFGPDYTRYEIFAHTGGAPQGMAFDATGNLVVCVGGMGLYQVSPEGEVRLLTAETNRSWTSIADDSVMKLADDCDILPDGRIIFSEATVRFEMHDWYADALESRGNGRLIVYDPNTGTTRTILSDLIFPNGVCTSYDGESVLFAESWACRINRYYYAGPKKGRLERVIEGLPGYPDNINRASDGTYWLALMGSRTPALDLSLEMPGFRRRMARRVSQDAWLMPNLNTGCVLKFNEKGEILESFWDLGGTRHPMITSMREHRGTLYLCGIFNNRMGALKLPDADQNWCGVDSYWGKPA from the coding sequence ATGAGCCTCAGCGAAAGCCTTGTCCGGTTGCGTTACCGGGTGTTTCCCGATCACGTTCTGGGCGAGATTCTCACCAAGAAATGGGTGGACAGCGCAATCCCCTTCGCCGCTCTGGTGCTGGTGATTGCGATCTTCGGTCCGATCGTGCCGCGCTTCTTTCAGTTCGGCACGATTTCCCTGCTCTCGGGCGAGATGGCCGAGCTGGGGCTCATCGTCCTTGGCCTGACCGTCGTGATGATTTCGGGCGGCATCGACCTGTCGGTCGGTTCCACCTTCGCGCTGTGCGTCACCACCGCGCTCTACATGATGAACGTGCAGGGGCTCAGCCTCGGCGGCGGGCTGGCTGCCACGCTTGCCGTCGGCGCGGTCTGCGGCGCGATCAACGGCTTCATGGTCGGCATCCTGAGAATGCGGGCGTTTCTCACCACGCTGGTGACGCTGATCATCTTCCGGTCGGTGTTCGATATCGTCTTTCCGCAGATCTCGACCGACATCGTGATGAACTATCCGCAGTCGCCCGCCTATGACGCGCTTGGCATGGGGCATCTGCTCGGCCTGCCGATCTCGTTCTGGGTGATGGTCGCCGTGGCGCTGGTGCTGCACATCGTGCTGTCGCGCGGCCGGTATGGCTGGCGTCTTCTGGCGGTGGGCGGGGCGCGCCGCTCCGCGCATAATGCCGGCATCAATGTGCGGTGGACGGTGTTTTCCGCCTATGTGCTGTGCTCGGTGCTGGTGGCGCTGGGGGCCTACCATTTCTCGGCGCGCATCGGCTCCGCCGCCTCCGACATCGGCGCGGGAATGGAGCTTCAGGCGCTGACCGCCACGGTGCTTGGCGGCATCTCGCTCGGCGGCGGCCGCGGCTCGGTGTCCAAGGCGCTGATGGGCGCGCTGTTCGTGCTGATCCTGTCGACCTCGCTGCTGGCGCTGGCCATTCCGGGACCGGTGAACGCGCTGATCCTCGGACTGGTGCTGGTGAGCGCGGTGTTCCTCGACGTGCGCTGGGTCAAGAACCGCCACAAGCTTCTGCGCGCGGTCTATATCTCGCCGACCTTCAACAAGCTGCCGCCGGCGATCTCGACCACGGTCGGCCCGCTGGTGCCCAACGACCGGCTGCGCGCTTCCGAGCCGATCGGCCTTGGCATCATGGATGGTGCGGAGGATGCGATCTTCGACCGCGACGGCAATCTCTACACCGGCTCGCGACATGGCGACATCATGCGCTGGTTCGGGCCCGACTACACACGCTATGAAATCTTCGCCCATACCGGCGGCGCGCCGCAGGGCATGGCCTTCGACGCGACGGGCAATCTCGTCGTGTGCGTGGGCGGCATGGGGCTCTATCAGGTCTCGCCCGAGGGCGAGGTCAGGCTGCTGACGGCCGAGACCAACCGCAGCTGGACCTCCATTGCCGATGACTCGGTGATGAAGCTGGCCGACGACTGCGACATCCTCCCCGATGGCCGCATCATCTTCTCCGAAGCCACCGTGCGCTTCGAGATGCATGACTGGTACGCCGATGCGCTGGAAAGCCGGGGCAATGGCCGCCTCATCGTCTACGATCCGAACACCGGCACCACCCGCACCATTCTGAGCGATCTGATTTTCCCCAACGGGGTGTGCACCTCCTATGACGGCGAGTCGGTGCTGTTTGCCGAAAGCTGGGCCTGCCGCATCAACCGCTATTACTATGCCGGGCCGAAGAAGGGCCGGCTGGAGCGTGTGATCGAGGGTCTGCCGGGCTATCCCGACAACATCAACCGCGCTTCGGACGGCACCTACTGGCTGGCGCTGATGGGCTCGCGCACGCCGGCGCTCGACCTGTCGCTGGAAATGCCGGGCTTCCGCCGCCGCATGGCGCGCCGGGTCTCGCAGGACGCCTGGCTGATGCCGAACCTGAACACCGGCTGCGTGCTGAAGTTCAACGAAAAGGGCGAGATCCTCGAAAGCTTCTGGGATCTGGGCGGCACCCGCCACCCGATGATCACCTCGATGCGCGAGCATCGCGGCACGCTCTATCTGTGCGGCATCTTCAACAACCGCATGGGTGCGCTCAAACTGCCCGATGCCGATCAGAACTGGTGCGGCGTCGACAGCTACTGGGGGAAGCCGGCATGA
- a CDS encoding aldehyde dehydrogenase family protein, with translation MTDWKSRAAALYDGGFRPMFIDGKWVPAASGEVMDARNPANGELLATVPKGAAADIDAAVAAARRAFDGPWSKFTPFERQALLLRIAERFEAEWETLCLSDTLDMGMPIARTLANSRRVLGMLRFYAGQAVAIHGQTIPNSFPGEILSQTVKEPIGVVGAIIPWNAPIAGSVWKIAPAIATGCTVVLKPSEEASLTVLLIARLMAEAGLPDGVLNVVTGHGADAGAALAAHPGVDKIVFTGSTATGQAIARAATGTLKHVSLELGGKSPVIVCRDADMDKAVPVAAMAVFANSGQICIAGSRLFVAREIHDEFVARVADFAGRLRIGHGIDPDTEIGPIISARQSQRIEGFLGLGIEEGARAFTGGARHEAPGLEGGHYIAPTVFGGVTDAMTIAREEIFGPVISAMPFDTLDEVVERANATPYGLAAGIFTNHLGTAHKLSRRIRAGSVWVNMYHAIDPAVPFGGMKMSGYGREGGLEHMYEYLQTKAIWINTD, from the coding sequence ATGACTGACTGGAAAAGCCGCGCCGCCGCCCTTTACGATGGCGGCTTCCGTCCGATGTTCATCGACGGGAAATGGGTGCCGGCGGCTTCCGGCGAGGTGATGGATGCCCGCAACCCCGCCAATGGCGAGTTGCTGGCAACGGTGCCGAAAGGGGCCGCCGCCGACATCGACGCCGCCGTCGCGGCCGCGCGGCGCGCCTTCGATGGCCCGTGGTCAAAGTTCACCCCCTTTGAGCGGCAGGCCCTTCTGCTGCGCATCGCGGAGCGTTTCGAGGCGGAATGGGAAACGCTGTGCCTGTCGGACACGCTCGACATGGGCATGCCGATTGCGCGCACGCTCGCCAATTCCCGCCGGGTTCTCGGCATGCTGCGCTTCTATGCCGGACAGGCGGTGGCCATCCACGGCCAGACCATCCCGAACTCGTTCCCCGGCGAAATCCTGTCGCAGACGGTGAAGGAGCCGATCGGCGTGGTCGGCGCCATCATCCCGTGGAATGCGCCGATCGCCGGCTCGGTCTGGAAGATCGCTCCGGCGATCGCCACCGGCTGCACCGTGGTTCTCAAGCCGTCGGAAGAAGCCTCGCTGACGGTGCTGCTGATCGCCCGGCTGATGGCCGAGGCCGGCCTGCCGGACGGCGTGCTGAATGTGGTGACCGGCCATGGCGCCGATGCGGGCGCGGCGCTGGCCGCGCATCCGGGCGTCGACAAGATCGTGTTTACCGGCTCCACCGCCACCGGTCAGGCCATCGCCCGCGCCGCCACCGGCACGCTGAAGCATGTTTCGCTGGAACTGGGCGGCAAATCCCCGGTCATCGTCTGCCGCGATGCCGATATGGACAAGGCCGTGCCCGTAGCCGCCATGGCGGTGTTCGCCAATTCCGGCCAGATCTGCATCGCCGGTTCACGGCTTTTCGTCGCCCGCGAGATCCATGACGAATTCGTCGCCCGCGTCGCCGACTTTGCGGGCAGGCTGCGCATAGGCCATGGCATCGACCCTGACACCGAGATCGGCCCGATCATCTCGGCCCGCCAGAGCCAGCGCATCGAAGGGTTTCTGGGCCTCGGCATCGAGGAAGGCGCGCGCGCCTTCACCGGCGGTGCGCGCCATGAAGCACCGGGGCTGGAGGGCGGCCATTACATCGCCCCGACCGTGTTCGGCGGCGTTACCGATGCGATGACCATCGCGCGCGAGGAAATCTTCGGCCCCGTGATCTCCGCCATGCCGTTCGACACGCTGGACGAGGTGGTGGAGCGCGCCAATGCGACGCCCTACGGTCTCGCCGCCGGCATCTTCACCAACCATCTGGGCACCGCGCACAAGCTGTCGCGGCGCATCCGCGCCGGCTCGGTGTGGGTGAACATGTACCACGCCATCGACCCGGCAGTGCCCTTCGGCGGCATGAAGATGTCCGGCTATGGCCGCGAGGGCGGGCTGGAGCACATGTATGAATATCTCCAGACCAAGGCGATCTGGATCAACACCGACTGA
- a CDS encoding LysR family transcriptional regulator gives MAANNVNLKLLQTFLLAAEHGSFRRAAEESNRSPSAVSMQIRDLEAQVGMSLFIRTPQRANLTPEGRVLYEQVSNAMAEVQAGLARLSEVAAQRRGHVKIACAPTLASTRLGRILATFKLRYPRSLVDVKETPPTAALTLLQEQEVELYIGPEVPGLSDFQFEPILEDHLVACVPADFDDGAQSFLLSEVANYPLILLDRQTASRALIDRISADQNLTLNMQYEVQNAYTAIALASAGLGVALVPEIAVPMLPAAEFRVVRIADPQSSRSVGILTAKGYVQHSYSEQLIELIRTELCRP, from the coding sequence ATGGCCGCGAATAACGTCAATCTGAAGCTGCTGCAGACCTTTCTGCTGGCCGCCGAACATGGCAGCTTCCGCCGCGCCGCCGAGGAGAGCAACCGCTCCCCGTCGGCCGTCTCCATGCAGATCCGCGATCTGGAGGCGCAGGTGGGCATGAGCCTGTTCATCCGCACGCCGCAGCGCGCCAATCTGACGCCCGAGGGCAGGGTGCTCTACGAGCAGGTCAGCAACGCCATGGCCGAAGTGCAGGCGGGGCTGGCGCGGCTGTCGGAAGTGGCGGCGCAGCGGCGCGGCCATGTGAAGATCGCCTGCGCGCCCACCCTTGCCTCGACGCGGCTCGGGCGCATTCTGGCGACCTTCAAGCTGCGCTATCCCCGCAGTCTGGTCGACGTGAAGGAAACGCCGCCCACCGCCGCCCTGACGCTGCTGCAGGAGCAGGAGGTGGAGCTTTATATCGGGCCGGAAGTGCCCGGCCTCAGCGATTTCCAGTTCGAGCCGATCCTCGAAGATCATCTGGTCGCCTGCGTGCCCGCCGATTTCGATGACGGCGCGCAGAGCTTTCTTCTGTCGGAAGTGGCGAACTATCCGCTCATCCTGCTGGACCGGCAGACCGCCAGCCGCGCCCTCATCGATCGCATCAGCGCCGATCAGAACCTGACGCTCAACATGCAGTATGAGGTGCAGAACGCCTACACGGCGATCGCGCTCGCCTCGGCCGGGCTCGGCGTGGCGCTGGTGCCGGAAATCGCGGTGCCGATGTTGCCGGCGGCCGAATTCCGGGTCGTGCGGATCGCCGATCCGCAATCCAGCCGCTCGGTCGGCATCCTGACCGCCAAAGGCTATGTACAGCACAGCTATTCGGAACAGCTTATCGAGCTGATCCGCACCGAGCTTTGCCGGCCCTGA
- a CDS encoding sulfite exporter TauE/SafE family protein — translation MIDMVLSWPGLAAAIALLAAGAIQGSTGFGFNMLAAPLLALIDPALVPGPMLMLATIVSIGGAWREFDDVNRRDLGYSLSGRVVAASLAAFCIGLMSPQVFSALFGLAVLAAVVLSLSGLNIYPTPRNLFTAGTVSGFMGTLTSIGSAPMALVYQNAEGARMRATLNAFFVVGGLISIAALALAGRFSWHDAGIALLLTPPAMLGFLFSGWTRRLVDKGQVKRLVLAVSTLSAAVLLWRAIF, via the coding sequence ATGATCGACATGGTTCTCAGTTGGCCGGGTCTGGCGGCGGCAATCGCCTTGCTTGCAGCCGGCGCCATTCAGGGCTCGACCGGCTTCGGCTTCAACATGCTGGCCGCACCGCTTCTGGCCCTGATCGACCCCGCTCTCGTTCCCGGCCCCATGCTGATGCTTGCCACCATCGTCAGCATCGGCGGCGCATGGCGCGAGTTCGATGACGTCAACCGGCGCGACCTCGGCTATTCGCTGAGCGGCCGGGTTGTGGCGGCGTCGCTGGCCGCTTTCTGCATCGGCCTGATGTCGCCGCAGGTGTTTTCGGCGCTGTTCGGGCTGGCGGTGCTGGCCGCAGTGGTGCTGAGCCTGAGCGGGCTGAACATCTATCCCACCCCGCGCAATCTTTTCACCGCGGGCACCGTGTCCGGTTTCATGGGCACGCTGACCTCGATTGGTTCGGCGCCGATGGCGCTGGTCTACCAGAATGCCGAAGGCGCGCGGATGCGCGCCACGCTCAACGCCTTCTTCGTCGTGGGCGGGCTGATCTCGATTGCAGCACTTGCGCTGGCCGGACGCTTCTCATGGCATGATGCGGGCATCGCCCTGCTGCTGACGCCGCCTGCCATGCTGGGTTTCCTGTTTTCGGGCTGGACCCGGCGGCTGGTCGACAAGGGGCAGGTGAAGCGGCTGGTGCTGGCCGTGTCCACGCTGTCCGCCGCAGTCCTTCTGTGGCGGGCGATTTTCTGA
- a CDS encoding ABC transporter ATP-binding protein: MTMLLEARDLTHVYTIRQGLLGRPAPLRALNNVSLSIKRGEILGIVGESGCGKSTLARILLGLEAPTSGTVLLEGRPVGDYPRRERALAVQPVFQDPYGSLNPSMSVEELIALPLHVHGIGSRSERRRRTATMADQVGLPRRALAARPGELSGGQRQRVAIARALVAGPRLVICDEPTSALDVSVQAQILNLLLDLRAEHDVAMLFISHNLSVIEHMADRMMVMYLGRVVETGPTRAIFARPHHPYTTVLRDAVFSPQDDGGVPDLGLRGNFPNAMDVPSGCVFHPRCGFAHQNCSEVEPMLKTHGGDDRACACHYPLTAGP; this comes from the coding sequence ATGACCATGCTTCTCGAAGCCCGCGACCTGACCCATGTCTACACGATCCGGCAGGGGCTGCTCGGCAGGCCGGCTCCGCTGCGCGCGCTCAACAACGTATCGCTCAGCATAAAGCGGGGCGAAATCCTCGGCATCGTCGGCGAATCCGGCTGTGGCAAGAGCACCCTGGCCCGCATTCTTCTGGGCCTTGAGGCGCCGACCTCCGGCACGGTTCTGCTCGAAGGGCGGCCGGTCGGCGACTATCCGCGCCGCGAGCGCGCGCTGGCGGTGCAGCCGGTGTTCCAGGATCCCTATGGCTCGCTCAATCCGTCCATGTCTGTGGAGGAGCTGATCGCCCTGCCTCTGCATGTGCATGGCATCGGCAGCCGCTCAGAGCGGCGCAGGCGCACCGCCACCATGGCCGATCAGGTCGGCCTGCCGCGCCGCGCTCTGGCAGCGCGCCCGGGCGAGCTTTCCGGCGGCCAGCGCCAGCGCGTCGCCATCGCGCGCGCTCTTGTCGCCGGGCCGAGGCTGGTGATCTGCGATGAGCCGACATCGGCCCTCGACGTCTCGGTGCAGGCGCAGATCCTCAACCTGCTGCTCGACCTGCGCGCCGAGCACGATGTCGCCATGCTGTTCATTTCGCATAACCTGTCGGTCATCGAGCACATGGCAGACCGCATGATGGTGATGTATCTGGGCCGGGTGGTGGAAACCGGGCCGACGCGGGCCATCTTCGCGCGCCCTCACCACCCCTACACGACCGTTCTGCGCGATGCGGTGTTCAGCCCGCAGGATGATGGCGGCGTGCCCGATCTCGGCCTGCGCGGCAATTTCCCCAATGCGATGGATGTGCCGTCGGGCTGCGTGTTTCATCCGCGCTGCGGCTTCGCGCATCAAAATTGCAGCGAGGTGGAACCGATGCTGAAAACCCATGGCGGCGATGACCGGGCCTGCGCCTGTCATTATCCCCTGACTGCCGGCCCCTGA
- a CDS encoding LysR family transcriptional regulator, producing the protein MPTKAGSARRSAPPDMNLLVTLDALLSEGSVTGAAQRLNLSSPAMSRQLARIRHLLGDPVLVRAGRGLVPTPRAQALRERLRMLVAEAEALVRGEDELDLARLERSFVIRTSDSFVLSFGAGLAARVAREAPCVRLRFAPQDKEDIEALREGRVDVDIGVIGAAGPEIRLQALFHDRFVGVVRSGHPLTDTVTPELFAGFPHISVSRRGRFSGPIDTALEALGLSRRVTIAVANFADALAIARTSDHVAAVPARLTTPARIGLHTFDLPVKTDALAISLAWHPRLDADPAHRWLRGIVREVCADGRRQP; encoded by the coding sequence ATGCCAACGAAAGCCGGTTCAGCACGCCGCAGCGCGCCGCCCGACATGAATTTGCTGGTGACGCTGGATGCCCTGCTTTCCGAGGGCAGCGTCACCGGCGCGGCGCAGCGGCTCAACCTCTCATCGCCCGCGATGAGCCGCCAGCTTGCCCGCATCCGCCATTTGCTGGGCGATCCGGTTCTGGTGCGGGCCGGCCGCGGGCTGGTGCCGACGCCGCGCGCGCAAGCCCTGCGCGAACGGCTGCGCATGCTGGTCGCCGAGGCCGAGGCGCTGGTGCGCGGTGAGGACGAGCTCGATCTCGCGCGGCTGGAGCGCAGTTTCGTCATCCGCACCAGCGACAGTTTCGTGCTGAGTTTCGGCGCCGGGCTCGCCGCCCGCGTTGCCCGCGAAGCGCCCTGCGTACGGTTGCGCTTCGCTCCTCAGGACAAGGAGGATATAGAAGCCCTGCGTGAAGGGCGCGTCGATGTCGACATTGGCGTGATCGGCGCGGCGGGGCCGGAAATCCGCCTTCAGGCGCTGTTTCACGACCGTTTCGTCGGCGTGGTGCGCTCCGGCCATCCCTTGACCGACACGGTGACGCCGGAGCTTTTCGCTGGCTTTCCCCATATCTCCGTCTCCCGGCGCGGACGCTTTTCAGGGCCTATCGATACGGCGCTTGAAGCGCTCGGCCTCAGCCGCCGCGTGACCATCGCCGTCGCGAACTTCGCCGATGCGCTGGCCATCGCGCGCACCTCCGACCATGTGGCGGCGGTGCCTGCACGGCTGACCACGCCGGCCCGGATCGGCCTTCATACGTTCGATCTGCCGGTAAAAACCGATGCGCTGGCGATTTCGCTCGCCTGGCATCCGCGCCTCGACGCCGATCCCGCCCACCGCTGGCTGCGCGGCATCGTGCGCGAGGTGTGTGCCGACGGACGACGACAGCCATAG
- a CDS encoding ABC transporter permease has translation MSAKEPAQAVALHRFRLTQEGVVSLIALTLFVAFALFLNNFLTQGNLLTLLKNVAILGTLAVGMGFVVVGRGIDLTMVAVMVVGVAFAIWLTSQGFGFGQAVLIGAVLVACCGLITGILIAIAEVPPIFATLAMASIVYGGGRVAFSSDVLYAPGGIGWLMAIGSGTFLGIPYSILILAGIAALIALFLSLTRFGRFIYATGDNPHAARTMGLPTRPVQISQYVVAALIAYAAGILMTGLVSGINTRLYNSTLIYDVLLVVVLGGISLSGGQGGVRNVLVGTVLVGILINGMTIMNFSYTSQNLIKSVILLAALALDAVINPRDEQTSQSGDI, from the coding sequence ATGTCCGCAAAAGAACCGGCTCAGGCCGTGGCTCTGCATCGCTTCAGGCTGACTCAGGAAGGCGTGGTCTCGCTGATCGCGCTGACTTTGTTCGTCGCCTTTGCGCTGTTCCTCAACAATTTCCTCACCCAGGGCAATCTTCTGACCCTGCTGAAGAATGTCGCCATTCTCGGCACGCTGGCTGTCGGCATGGGCTTCGTGGTGGTCGGGCGCGGCATCGACCTGACCATGGTTGCCGTGATGGTGGTGGGCGTTGCGTTCGCCATCTGGCTGACAAGTCAGGGTTTCGGCTTTGGCCAGGCGGTGCTGATCGGCGCCGTGCTGGTCGCCTGCTGCGGGCTGATCACCGGCATCCTGATCGCCATCGCCGAAGTGCCGCCGATCTTCGCCACCCTTGCCATGGCGTCCATCGTCTATGGCGGCGGCCGCGTCGCCTTCAGTTCGGACGTGCTTTATGCGCCGGGCGGGATCGGCTGGCTGATGGCCATCGGCTCGGGCACCTTTCTCGGCATTCCCTATTCCATCCTGATCCTTGCCGGCATCGCGGCGCTGATTGCGCTGTTCCTCAGCCTCACCCGCTTCGGCCGCTTCATCTACGCCACCGGCGACAATCCCCACGCCGCGCGCACCATGGGCCTGCCGACGCGCCCCGTGCAGATCAGCCAGTATGTGGTGGCGGCGCTCATCGCCTATGCCGCCGGCATTCTGATGACCGGCCTCGTCTCGGGCATCAACACGCGGCTCTACAATTCAACCCTGATCTACGATGTGCTGCTGGTGGTGGTGCTGGGCGGCATCAGCCTCTCGGGCGGTCAGGGCGGCGTGCGCAACGTTCTGGTCGGCACGGTTCTGGTCGGCATTCTGATCAACGGCATGACGATCATGAATTTCAGCTACACCAGCCAGAACCTGATCAAGAGCGTGATCCTGCTGGCGGCGCTGGCACTGGATGCGGTGATCAATCCCCGTGATGAGCAGACGTCGCAGAGCGGCGACATCTGA
- a CDS encoding sugar ABC transporter substrate-binding protein, whose translation MSVLKKTALAGLAAAALFMGIPAKAAEIEQVGRAAYLEAMAGKKVIFVPLSQGMDLNQAWTAVWQRHAARYGFSFEVRDPNMDTAAGIRALQGAVAEKPDVLIVQNPDVQTYARALKQAQDAGIKILQINMQSITQTDSYVGNDWIEMGRLEAGELARTCLAPGAPSGKIVWLAGVQTGAANIYMREGLNQILAENPGLELVSDQPADYDSEKARQITETVLQQHPDLCGIMGIWDNAEVGAGAAVLAAGKQDQVTIVTNGAGAHTACESIEKGLLDVVYNFNAPIQAEIAAQQISEFLQNPDRVAGSEKTVFFGPITRVDKSNASGRNCWTIDQLK comes from the coding sequence ATGTCTGTTCTGAAGAAAACCGCGCTTGCCGGTCTGGCCGCCGCTGCGCTGTTTATGGGAATTCCCGCCAAGGCCGCCGAAATCGAGCAGGTCGGCCGCGCCGCCTATCTGGAGGCCATGGCAGGCAAGAAGGTGATCTTCGTGCCGCTGTCGCAGGGCATGGACCTCAACCAGGCCTGGACCGCGGTCTGGCAGCGTCACGCCGCCCGCTACGGCTTCAGCTTTGAAGTGCGCGATCCGAACATGGACACCGCCGCCGGCATCCGCGCGCTGCAGGGCGCGGTCGCGGAGAAGCCGGACGTGCTGATCGTGCAGAACCCCGACGTGCAGACCTATGCGCGGGCGCTGAAGCAGGCGCAGGATGCCGGCATTAAGATCCTGCAGATCAACATGCAGTCGATCACCCAGACCGACAGCTATGTCGGCAATGACTGGATCGAGATGGGGCGTCTGGAAGCCGGCGAGCTGGCCCGCACCTGCCTCGCGCCCGGTGCGCCTTCGGGCAAGATCGTCTGGCTGGCCGGCGTCCAGACCGGCGCAGCCAACATCTATATGCGCGAGGGCCTGAACCAGATCCTGGCCGAGAATCCGGGCCTTGAACTGGTGTCCGACCAGCCTGCCGATTACGACAGCGAAAAGGCCCGCCAGATCACCGAAACCGTGTTGCAGCAGCATCCGGACCTGTGCGGCATCATGGGCATCTGGGACAATGCCGAGGTGGGCGCCGGCGCTGCCGTGCTGGCGGCCGGCAAGCAGGATCAGGTGACCATCGTCACCAATGGCGCGGGCGCGCACACCGCTTGCGAGAGCATCGAAAAGGGCCTGCTCGACGTCGTCTACAACTTCAACGCACCGATCCAGGCCGAGATCGCGGCGCAGCAGATCTCCGAGTTCCTGCAGAACCCGGATCGTGTCGCCGGCTCGGAAAAGACCGTCTTCTTCGGTCCGATCACCCGTGTCGACAAGTCGAACGCCAGCGGCCGCAACTGCTGGACCATCGATCAGCTGAAGTAA
- a CDS encoding sugar ABC transporter ATP-binding protein, whose product METVVELTNATKSFGGIAAFRSMDFTLRRGEVHALLGENGAGKSTLTKVIAGVYRLSEGVMTLDGREVNFSSPAEALKNGVVMVFQETNLVPAMTVAQNIYLGDEKMFNRLRGLYIEARQFLVGMGFQVDPTAQVSTLGAAQKQMVEIARAVHHNARVIIFDEPTATLTPEEKRHFFMLVERLKAKGVAIVFITHALEEALEVSDRITILRDGLLAATGAASEFTRESIVHAMVGRNLSASLHGSGRRKPRPYGEKVLSVENLSCGAMVRNSSFSVFGGQVTGIFGLVGAGRSEMAKVVAGVLKRDFMHGGEVRLNGRPVRYRVPRPAMRDGIVYVTEDRKFDGFFETMTAGQNILLGELSKKSNPLSVVSPRRAMELAKEWGERLQLKQISDRARMIELSGGNQQKVVIAKSLIQEPKLIIFDEPTRGVDVGAIVEIHQLIHDLADQGLAVVVISSYLPEIMAVSDRILVAKRGKIVEEMMALDADEEKIMFAAVH is encoded by the coding sequence ATGGAAACCGTGGTCGAACTCACGAATGCCACGAAAAGCTTCGGCGGGATCGCGGCCTTCCGGTCGATGGATTTCACCCTGCGCCGTGGCGAGGTTCACGCGCTTCTGGGCGAGAACGGCGCCGGAAAATCGACGCTGACCAAGGTGATCGCCGGTGTCTACCGGCTGAGCGAGGGGGTGATGACCCTCGACGGGCGCGAGGTGAATTTTTCCTCGCCGGCCGAGGCGCTGAAGAACGGCGTGGTGATGGTGTTCCAGGAAACCAATCTGGTGCCGGCGATGACGGTCGCGCAGAACATCTATCTGGGCGACGAAAAGATGTTCAACCGCCTGCGCGGCCTCTACATCGAGGCGCGCCAGTTTCTGGTCGGCATGGGGTTTCAGGTCGATCCGACCGCGCAGGTCTCGACGCTTGGCGCGGCGCAGAAACAGATGGTCGAAATCGCGCGCGCCGTTCACCACAATGCCCGTGTCATCATCTTCGACGAGCCGACCGCCACGCTGACGCCGGAGGAAAAACGGCATTTCTTCATGCTGGTGGAACGGCTGAAGGCAAAGGGCGTCGCCATCGTCTTCATCACCCACGCGCTGGAGGAGGCGCTTGAGGTTTCCGACCGCATCACCATCCTGCGCGACGGCTTGCTGGCGGCCACCGGCGCGGCCAGCGAATTCACGCGTGAGAGCATCGTTCACGCCATGGTCGGGCGCAATCTCTCGGCCAGCCTCCACGGCAGCGGCAGGCGCAAACCCCGGCCGTATGGCGAGAAGGTGCTGAGCGTGGAGAACCTGTCCTGCGGGGCCATGGTGCGCAACTCCTCCTTCTCGGTGTTCGGCGGTCAGGTGACGGGCATTTTCGGCCTCGTCGGTGCCGGGCGCTCCGAAATGGCCAAGGTGGTGGCAGGCGTCCTCAAGCGCGACTTCATGCATGGCGGCGAAGTGCGTCTGAACGGCCGGCCGGTGCGCTACCGCGTTCCGCGCCCGGCCATGCGCGACGGCATCGTCTACGTCACCGAGGACCGCAAGTTCGACGGTTTCTTCGAAACCATGACGGCCGGGCAAAACATCCTGCTTGGCGAGCTGTCGAAGAAGTCCAATCCGCTGTCGGTGGTGTCGCCGCGCCGGGCGATGGAGCTGGCGAAGGAATGGGGCGAGCGGCTGCAACTGAAGCAGATTTCCGACCGTGCGCGCATGATCGAGCTGTCCGGCGGCAACCAGCAGAAAGTGGTGATCGCCAAGTCGCTGATCCAGGAGCCGAAGCTGATCATCTTCGACGAGCCGACGCGCGGCGTCGATGTCGGCGCCATCGTCGAGATCCACCAGCTGATCCATGATCTCGCCGATCAGGGTCTGGCCGTGGTGGTGATTTCCTCCTATCTGCCGGAGATCATGGCGGTGTCCGACCGCATTCTGGTGGCCAAGCGCGGCAAGATCGTCGAGGAAATGATGGCCCTTGACGCGGATGAGGAAAAGATCATGTTCGCGGCCGTTCACTGA